The sequence ATGATTTTGTCTTTTCTCAGGTTACCatattaaattcattttatcTTTTATATCCTCGAGAAATGTTGAACATGATCCTTTGTGCAATATAGGGATGCCAGGGTTCTGCTCTGGAGGGAATTTACACTACAAGATTTCGCTAACCaatgttttggaaaaaaattcgACAATGGAAAAAGGCTAGCAGATGTCAGCACATTATGGATCCAAGAAGCACAATTATATCACTGTTGCTTCAACGGTTGGGTGAGAGACAATCTCTATGCATAAGTACTGTGCTTCAGTACATAATTTTATAAATCTTACGAGTGGTGGTGATATTTGTGATCTTTTTCTCAGGTTGTGATTACAGATAAATATGGATTCTATGGATATAATGTTGGGGAAGATGGTGGCTTTGCTCCAAATATATCCAGGCAAGTTTTATCATTTAGTTTGATCTGTTGAACAAAGTTGGTAATTTTGATATCTGCCCTGCAGTTTGAAAGAAGGTTTAGATCTTATAAAGGAGGCCATTGAAAGAACAGGCTATAACGAGAAAATAAAGATAGCAATTGATATTGTTGCAACTGAATTTTGTATTGGGGATGTATCCTTTTCTTGCGCAACCATATATGAACACAGGGCTTCAGCACAGAGACATCAGCCATTCTTTTATACCTGTTTACATCTGTTTTTCATACGGTACTCAAGTTTTTGAAGTACATGACATGCAGTATGATTTTTGAATAAGTATGCATATCCTGGCATTTCAACATATTTGATATTgctgtgttttttttttgcatttacaTTGATGTATTTTTTGATATGGGAAACTATTTTTTTGGACTCAAATATTTCTCTCCAAACTAATGAGAGGTGTGTGCAGTTATTTTTGTCTCTTAATCTTGAACAAGGAGTTTTAATGCAATTTATCACTTATTTTTTGGTATTATCTAGGCACACAAGCAAGTtataccttttttttttattaactaAATGTATTTAATTCATTCATTTGTAATCTTATTAGACTATATGAAGATATATTTAGACCATATCCAAATATGTCCTTCCTAGACTTCGTGGTCATCAAATATTCTTCAGTGTCCAACTTTAAGCATTTTGTTAATTTCTCCTTAAATATATGTTGATCAATTCTACTTGTTGAagaactgattttttttttaatcctgCTTATTTAGGTGCGAAGTATGATTTAGATTATAAATCACCAAGTAAATCAGGTCAAAATTTCAAGTCAGGAGAGGACATGATTGCTATTGTACAAAGAACTCTGTAAAGGTATTTAGTTGCAATTCAGTTTTCTGTTGTAGCTCTTTCattgaatattattttaaatcttcTTTTGTTTTGTTCTTTTGCGTTACATTGAAGATCCATTTGACAAGGAGGACTGGGAACATTCCAAGTATTTTACTAGTCTTGGGATATGCCaggtttgtttgttttttttttattcttactGATGGAATTTTACTTGCCATGTCTATCCTGCCAAAGTTATGGCAAAAAAGGCTTACAATTCGGCCTGCGTCGGCCTCACTCCAGAGACGAGATTGAACGGAAAGTGGTTCTGCCCAACTTGCAGGCTATTACCACACTGAAGTTATTTCATTGTTAACTGCAGTTCCCCGTTGTCATAAAAGGGATTGTCGTCCTCGTACAAAATCGTTGATAGAAATTTCAAAGGTTTGATTTCATTAAACAAAAACTCGTTCTAATATTTTGTATACCAAAATTTATTTGGAGTTAATTTACCGAGTTCTGATagtaaaaatagaatgtatgaataaatatataatttctgaaaagtGCAAAAATAATAGATCCAcaagatttttttttcacacgattaaattaaattaattacaaTAATGGTCAAATATAATTAAACGTTAAATAAAAGTTATTGCTAAAATTTTTCTCTTGAAATTTAGTTGTTAGATTCCACGTGCTCGtagtttttttcgaaaattttttggtcaatatatatatattttttattataagatAAATAATGTTTTACGTGAATGATTTACAGTTTACACAAGTCGAATGTATATTAATATgaatgcaaaataaaaataaaaataaaaatataaaatataaaattaaaacgCAACCAATAGTTTaccaaaaaaaatgtaaaagggtatttcatgaaaatttcgCTAAATCTTTTTTGCAAATTGGATTTTTGGTTGATAAAATGAAATGGATTAAATGTTTGGACACATTTTAGGtttagtcctaaatgtttggacgCTCCCGGTTTCATCCCAAATGTTTTCCAAAACTTTTcgattcagtcctaaatgtttttatgttttCGGTTTGGTCCCAAATGTTTTCAAAAAGTTTtcagttcagtcctaaatgttttacGTTCCAGATTTCGtcccaaata comes from Henckelia pumila isolate YLH828 chromosome 4, ASM3356847v2, whole genome shotgun sequence and encodes:
- the LOC140865542 gene encoding uncharacterized protein isoform X1, producing MIRGLRASGVCVPFLLIGGMVLLGPRDARVLLWREFTLQDFANQCFGKKFDNGKRLADVSTLWIQEAQLYHCCFNGWVVITDKYGFYGYNVGEDGGFAPNISSLKEGLDLIKEAIERTGYNEKIKIAIDIVATEFCIGDVSFSCATIYEHRASAQRHQPFFYTCLHLFFIRYSSF
- the LOC140865542 gene encoding uncharacterized protein isoform X2, which produces MIRGLRASGVCVPFLLIGGMVLLGPRDARVLLWREFTLQDFANQCFGKKFDNGKRLADVSTLWIQEAQLYHCCFNGWVVITDKYGFYGYNVGEDGGFAPNISSLKEGLDLIKEAIERTGYNEKIKIAIDIVATEFCIGDVSFSCATIYEHRASAQRHQPFFYTCLHLFFIRCEV
- the LOC140865542 gene encoding enolase-like isoform X3; this encodes MILSFLRDARVLLWREFTLQDFANQCFGKKFDNGKRLADVSTLWIQEAQLYHCCFNGWVVITDKYGFYGYNVGEDGGFAPNISSLKEGLDLIKEAIERTGYNEKIKIAIDIVATEFCIGDVSFSCATIYEHRASAQRHQPFFYTCLHLFFIRYSSF